The genome window AATTGAATAGCCAACCAGGAGGAGACTTTGTGATTACACCAGATAGCACTTCTGTGGCAGTAGCACAAGGAGAAGGTGTAGGTATTTTACCGTTACAAGCCGATGCTGAAAAACCACTGGATTTTCTGCCGGAATATGGGATGGTACTGAATTTTTCTCGCGATGGTGCGCAAGCAACGATGGTGAAATTTAACTCAGATTACACGCGATCGCTATTTTTGGTAACCAGCCAGGGCGAACCACAAGAACTTTTACGGACAACAGGCTCAATTAAAAGCTGTCAGTTCGATCCACTCCGCCAAAATCTTTATTGTCTCCTGACTCAGTTGCTGGAGAAAGAAGAGTACGAGGAACAACCGTATTTAGTCGCAATTGACTTTAAAACAGGCAATCAAAAACCTTTAGTGATTCTACCAGACCAACGTGACGTTCAAATGAGTTTAGCACCGGATGGTTTGGCAGTGTTGTTTGACCAAGTCGTAGCTGCAACAGATGCGGTTAATCCAGCAGCCGATGTCCCGCGCACGAGTGACGGAGAGGCGATCGCAACGAGTCGTTTATGGTTACTTCCGTTGCTTTCACCTGCATCCTCGCCACAACCTACCCAGATGCAACCAGAACAACTGCCATTACCAGGTTTTCATCCTCGTTGGCTACCTTAATATGTTGTCAATAGAAAAATTGTTCTTTGCTTTTAGCTTGTTTTCAATTAACTATGAGCCATGAGCTTTTGGTATGACCAAACTATCATTGAGCTAGCAATTAGTCGCTATTCCATACACAAATAGTTAGCTCAATTTGATATAACAAAATAAATCTTTACTTAATGCTCAACATAAATCTTTACTTAATGCTCAATAAATAACGGTTGACTAACCTAATTGTTTACTAGTTTACATTAGAGGAATTTGTTAAATCTAATTGCAAATTAGATTCTTCCAATACTTTTTTTACCCCCTTGTTTTCTGAGTGAATACCTAATATCATGTCCATCTAATTGAACACAATAACTTTTTGCGTTGCTTTTAAGTATTCACGTACACATAATATCTCTGCTGACCGCTATCGCTGAACCATGAACCTTTGAATAAATTGTGACTAAAGTCACAGACAGAGGAGTTTCGTTAAACTTAGCATCCTGTCATCCCGCCATGTGCTACGAGTGCAGCTAATAAATTAACTGATTTAGTATTTTCTTAACCAGTCAATAAACTCACTCAACTGCAACAAATCGGATACTCTGTGATGCTAATGCGCTTGCCCAGAGCAAATTGCCTATGAATATGAAATTAACTCAAAAAGAAACTGATTTAGCAGGAATCACAACTTCCAGCCTGATGGAAGAAATCGAAGGCTTGCTAAGCGCGCCTATAAATGTTGAAATGGACAAACAAGAAGCAGTTGCTGTAATTCAAGTATTACGCTTGACAAATAGTAAGCTACTCAAAAGGGCGATACAGTTAGAACAAGCACGGGCGGAATGCCAAAAAGACTCGCAGCTTCATCATCAAGAGCGATCGTTGCTACAAACACAGCTAGCACAGAAAATGCAGGAGTTAGAAACTGCGCAAGAACAAATTAAACTACTCAAGCAAGAACAGCAAGCACTTAAAGAAAAAAACCAGCAGCAGGAAATTTTAAACGAAGGTTTAACAGTACAGTTACAAACAAGTCAAGAACGAGTTAATCAACTTGAACACGAGTGGTTATTAACTCAAGCAACTCACAACGAACAAACTTATCAGTTGCGACAAAGCGAAAGCACCTGCCAAGAACTACGCAACCGCCTGACACGTCAGCAGCGCTACACAATGCAACTGAAAGTCGCATTAGAAAAATGTCTCGATCAACCTGAAGCTAAATCTGAAGTTGAAAGCGATCGCATTTTTACGTATCAAGAATGCGAGCAAAAAACTGATTCATCGCATCAAGTGTCTTTTGCCCAAGTCGAACCAATTCCACCTTGGTCAATCCGCGAATCAAAAATTGATTGTGAAGTATTCGCTACACAGCCAATAAATGCTGTTGCGGAAGCGACAACAAATATCGATGAAACTTTAGTAGAAGCCTTTAAAGAGCAATTTCCAGAAGCGATCGCGCCCTTGGGACAAACTCCAGAAGAGCAACATAATGCTGTATTAAATTTATTGAGTGATACTTCGTGTGTTGAGGCTCAAGCCTCTGACAATGTTATTGAGGTAGTAGAAGTCACGACAGAGACATTAGATCAATCACAATGGTTAGAAGCTACGTTCGCAGAAGTGCTAGAAGCGCCTGCTGAGACTAACTGCGATCGCAAGATTCTTCACCATTCAGAATCTTCGTCAGTGTCATCTGAATCAACGACTGAATTTGAACCACTACCTACATGGGAAGAACCTGCTGATGTTGCTAATCCTAATTGGCCTTCACCTGTTTTGAATCCGTCGCGATCTAAAAAACGTAAGACTTTAGCTGCGATTGAACTACCAAATTTTGCCCATATTCGTTAAATATAAATGAGTTGCGTGCAGGTATTCTCTCTTATCCTGCACGCACTTTGTTAGCTTCTGACCTCTGACCTCTGACTGAGTGCTATATCTCGACTCGTATGTTGCTGTTGATAGGTTTGAGAACGCCCCATACCCGCTGTCAGTTCATAATTATAGGCTAGTAGCTTTAACCATAAAGCAGGATAACGAGGTTCTAACCAGGATTGTATTTGACGTAGAAAACCAGGAAACCAACTACTCGCTAAAGCACTGAATAAGGCAAAGAAGCCAAAGTTAATATAGTTACCAAGCCATCGCCAAATATCTTTTGGTCCAGCTAAATCCCAAATCCACAAAACTTGAGCAGGATTTTTTCTGGCTGCTTTCAGCGCTAAGCGATTAAAAGTTAACCAATCTACTCGATCTTTAATAAACGTATCAGCGACTTCTAAAGGTTCATCAGTCAACAAGCCAAAGAAAGTATTTAGCATTGAGTTAATGCGTTGAGGTGGTAAAAATCTACCTGTAGGAACCATCATGCCTTTAGAAAATAGCCAGGTAACAGCAACGTTGCTTTGATAGGCACGGATTTGGTTCAAGTGCTGAAATTTCAGCAAGTCATGCTTTAAGGCAGTATCTAGTAGTGTTGACAATCGTTCTAGGTTGCGGACTAAGGAACCAAAGCCAGTAAAGACTAAAGGAGATTGCAGTGATGCTGCATCTCCAATCGCAATCAGGCGATCAAAAGCAACTGTGCGATCGCGGCTATTAGAACTAAAGTGACCTGGAATATAACCAAATGTGGCTTTCTTCCACACCAGCTTATCCATATCGCAGCGACGGTACTCTGGTAAAATTGTAAAAAAGTCTTCATACATTTCAAGCAACGAGCCAGGATTAGTTGCATTCACTTGATGGTAGTGGAACAAGTAAATCGCCATGTCCTTTCCTCCACCTGGAAACAACTCCCAAATCAGTTGTCTTCCGCGTGAAATGTCTCCATGACTATTCAATACATCGCCATACTGCGAATCCCACACCTCTGGATCAAAACCATCAGAAATTACCGCACCTACGGTTGGGCAAACACTATCAAATGCTCGTCCGCCGTTTAACTGCCAAGCAATTGGGGAGGCTGTTCCCATCGCATCTACGAGCAAACGTCCGGTAGCTTCTCGCTCGCGTGTTGGCAAGTGCTTGACTTTTACTGTTAAGTGTGTGTCTGCTATAACAGCATTGAGAAATTCCGTTTCATCCCAAATTTCTCCGCCAGCCGCTTGTAACTTTTCTCCGCACATTTGTAACAGCTTTTCTGCATCAAGCGCAACATTCAACACAGTTGGAGTATGCAACACAGGTGCTTTGAGATGATGCGGGTTGTTGCCATCAAAAAACTTATTAAACCCGTCTTTGTATTCACGGGCGATGATACTTTCACATTCTGCTGGAGTTAACAAGCCTAAATTGATCAAGCTTTGTAATTCGGCGCGAGAAATATTCCACTCGCGATTCATTCTGCCAAACGGTAAGCGCTCAATCAGCAATACTTTGTAACCTAACTGCGCCATTACTGCCGCATGAATAACGCCTAATGCACCACCTATGTAGATCAAGTCATAAGTAGGTATTAGTGGCTTCTGATGAATGGGCACTTTTTTAAAAATGACTTGCTGTGGTTGTTGTGGATTGCGAACACCTTCGCGCCATCGTTTTTCCCACCAATAAGCGCGGGTTAAGTCATACTCTCCTTGAGGAAATTTTTGAAAATATTTGACAGTTAAAGGATAATTAGGAGCTAGTGCCTCAAAAATTGACTTGTTACCAATTTCAGGTGGTTCTGGATAGTGATGTGGAAACCTAACTCGTAGTTCAGCCGTCAGATATTGGAGAATTTGCTTTTCATGGGGTAAAGCGCGATCGCCCCAGCGGAAAACTTTAAGATACGTTGTACGCTGTACTGACCAGACAAAAGCGGAGAGTTCAGAAGGCATTTTATCTGCCGAAAAGTCAGAAGTAGACGTTACCGGAGATAAATTTTGGGGCATTCTCAATCGCAGCCCTTCAGAAGTGATAATTTTTTCCCCTACTTCCGGTACCCATTCCGTTTGCAGCCAGTTCAGAACGGCTGCTGTATCTGGTGTGGGAATTTCTATGTAAACAAGTTCTCTCATTTTGCTGATCTTAACTCCGAGTTAATTATTTATGCAGATAGAGTTGACAAAATCACAGTTTGCGCTAAACTTCCCCTTACGAGTTAGCTGAGAATTTATTTAAGAAAGTTTACAATCTAACTAAGTTTATTAAAGTAATTCCTATTTGTGTGAAAGTACGCCATGCATTATCCCATTCCTGCTAGTCCCGAAGAAATTGTCGATCTGCACCAAGAACCTGTAAATGAAGAATTAGTT of Gloeocapsopsis sp. IPPAS B-1203 contains these proteins:
- a CDS encoding flavin-dependent dehydrogenase, encoding MRELVYIEIPTPDTAAVLNWLQTEWVPEVGEKIITSEGLRLRMPQNLSPVTSTSDFSADKMPSELSAFVWSVQRTTYLKVFRWGDRALPHEKQILQYLTAELRVRFPHHYPEPPEIGNKSIFEALAPNYPLTVKYFQKFPQGEYDLTRAYWWEKRWREGVRNPQQPQQVIFKKVPIHQKPLIPTYDLIYIGGALGVIHAAVMAQLGYKVLLIERLPFGRMNREWNISRAELQSLINLGLLTPAECESIIAREYKDGFNKFFDGNNPHHLKAPVLHTPTVLNVALDAEKLLQMCGEKLQAAGGEIWDETEFLNAVIADTHLTVKVKHLPTREREATGRLLVDAMGTASPIAWQLNGGRAFDSVCPTVGAVISDGFDPEVWDSQYGDVLNSHGDISRGRQLIWELFPGGGKDMAIYLFHYHQVNATNPGSLLEMYEDFFTILPEYRRCDMDKLVWKKATFGYIPGHFSSNSRDRTVAFDRLIAIGDAASLQSPLVFTGFGSLVRNLERLSTLLDTALKHDLLKFQHLNQIRAYQSNVAVTWLFSKGMMVPTGRFLPPQRINSMLNTFFGLLTDEPLEVADTFIKDRVDWLTFNRLALKAARKNPAQVLWIWDLAGPKDIWRWLGNYINFGFFALFSALASSWFPGFLRQIQSWLEPRYPALWLKLLAYNYELTAGMGRSQTYQQQHTSRDIALSQRSEVRS